In Streptomyces sp. NBC_01551, one DNA window encodes the following:
- a CDS encoding penicillin acylase family protein, whose amino-acid sequence MQFRTRPLLRRVALTGAALLAAAALPQSAAAAPAPHATDRGPSAGGLSAVIRYTENGVPHILAQDYAHLGFGTGWAQAADQVCVLADGFVTVAGERSRWFGADAAPDFSLSSATKNLSSDLYFKGVRESGTVEKLLATPAPAGPSKDVRELMRGWAAGYNAWLAQNEITDPACKGADWVRPVTATDVAARGFAVSVLGGQGRGVDGITAARPPARTGAGARPQGAQPALDPEAALDPEAAAEAARAFFDTTRYDMGSNAVAFAGSTTASGGGLLLGNPHYPWQGGRRFWQSQQTIPGELNVSGGSLLGTVAVNIGFNEKAAWSHTVATGTPVNLHQLTLDPADPTAYLIDGKSEKMTERKVTVQVAGAAPVARTQWWTRYGPVITSLGTGLPLPWTAGTAYALSDPNASNLRGSDSALAMGKARSVAGIQDALRRTQGLPWVNTVAADAAGGTLFTQSQVLPRITDELAARCSTPLGRATYPSSGLAVLDGSRGDCALGSDPDAVQPGVFGPGKAPTLRDAPYAENSNDSAWLANADRPLTGYERIWGNVDSPRSLRTRGAIEDVAAMAAKGRLTVADLQKQQYANRVPAGDLAAADAAKACAALPGGRATGSDGAAVDVSAACGVLAAWDRTADGSSRGALLFDRFWRKVTAGTPAKDLWLVPFSPADPVRTPRTLNQAAPGVGRALADTVTELKAAGIALDAPLGEHQFVVRGGVRLPVGGGTEALGVWNKIEAPWDAAAGGYAEVVHGSSHMQAVGWDGGRCPVARTLLTYGQSANPNSPYYADQTRLFSEERWVKARFCEWDILTSPKLRVLWPRERR is encoded by the coding sequence TTGCAATTCCGCACCCGTCCGCTCCTCCGTCGTGTCGCCCTCACCGGCGCCGCACTGCTGGCCGCCGCCGCGCTGCCGCAGTCGGCAGCGGCCGCTCCGGCGCCGCACGCGACGGACCGCGGCCCCTCCGCAGGCGGGCTCTCCGCCGTCATCCGGTACACCGAGAACGGCGTTCCGCACATCCTGGCGCAGGACTACGCGCACCTCGGGTTCGGCACCGGCTGGGCCCAGGCGGCCGACCAGGTGTGCGTGCTCGCCGACGGGTTCGTGACCGTCGCCGGTGAGCGCTCGCGCTGGTTCGGCGCGGACGCGGCGCCCGACTTCTCGCTCTCCTCGGCCACGAAGAACCTCTCCAGCGACCTGTACTTCAAGGGCGTGCGGGAGTCCGGCACGGTCGAGAAACTGCTGGCCACCCCCGCCCCGGCCGGGCCCAGCAAGGACGTCAGGGAACTGATGCGCGGCTGGGCCGCCGGGTACAACGCCTGGCTGGCCCAGAACGAGATCACCGATCCGGCCTGCAAGGGCGCCGACTGGGTCCGCCCGGTCACCGCCACCGACGTGGCCGCGCGCGGCTTCGCGGTGTCCGTGCTCGGCGGCCAGGGACGCGGCGTCGACGGGATCACCGCGGCGCGGCCGCCGGCCCGGACCGGCGCCGGCGCCCGCCCGCAGGGGGCACAGCCCGCGCTCGACCCCGAAGCCGCGCTCGACCCCGAGGCCGCCGCCGAGGCCGCCCGGGCCTTCTTCGACACCACCCGCTACGACATGGGCTCGAACGCGGTCGCCTTCGCCGGCTCCACCACGGCCTCCGGCGGCGGTCTGCTCCTCGGCAACCCGCACTACCCCTGGCAGGGCGGACGCCGGTTCTGGCAGTCGCAGCAGACCATACCCGGCGAGCTGAACGTCTCGGGCGGTTCACTGCTCGGCACGGTGGCGGTGAACATCGGCTTCAACGAGAAGGCCGCCTGGAGCCACACGGTCGCCACCGGCACCCCCGTCAACCTGCACCAGCTCACCCTGGACCCGGCCGACCCGACGGCGTACCTGATCGACGGGAAGTCCGAGAAGATGACCGAGCGGAAGGTCACCGTCCAGGTGGCGGGCGCGGCTCCGGTCGCCCGCACCCAGTGGTGGACCCGCTACGGGCCCGTCATCACGAGCCTCGGCACGGGCCTGCCGCTGCCCTGGACGGCGGGCACGGCATACGCGCTGAGCGATCCGAACGCCTCGAACCTGCGCGGCTCCGACTCCGCCCTGGCGATGGGCAAGGCCCGCTCGGTCGCCGGCATCCAGGACGCCCTGCGGCGCACCCAGGGCCTGCCGTGGGTCAACACCGTCGCGGCCGACGCGGCGGGCGGCACGCTGTTCACCCAGTCCCAGGTGCTCCCCCGGATCACCGACGAGCTCGCCGCGCGCTGTTCCACCCCGCTCGGCAGGGCCACGTACCCCTCCTCGGGGCTCGCGGTGCTCGACGGGTCGCGCGGTGACTGCGCGCTCGGCTCGGACCCCGACGCGGTGCAGCCGGGCGTGTTCGGCCCCGGCAAGGCGCCGACGCTGCGCGACGCCCCGTACGCCGAGAACTCCAACGACAGCGCCTGGCTGGCCAACGCCGACCGGCCGCTGACGGGGTACGAGCGGATCTGGGGCAATGTCGACAGCCCGCGGTCGCTGCGCACCCGCGGGGCGATCGAGGACGTGGCGGCGATGGCCGCGAAGGGCCGGCTGACGGTGGCCGACTTGCAGAAGCAGCAGTACGCCAACCGGGTCCCGGCCGGTGACCTGGCGGCCGCCGACGCGGCGAAGGCCTGCGCGGCCCTGCCCGGCGGCAGGGCGACCGGGAGCGACGGAGCCGCGGTGGACGTGTCGGCGGCCTGCGGGGTGCTGGCCGCCTGGGACCGTACGGCGGACGGCTCCAGCCGGGGCGCGCTGCTCTTCGACCGGTTCTGGCGCAAGGTGACGGCGGGCACGCCGGCCAAGGACCTGTGGCTGGTGCCGTTCTCGCCGGCCGATCCGGTACGCACGCCCCGTACGCTCAACCAGGCGGCGCCCGGCGTCGGGCGGGCCCTGGCGGACACGGTCACCGAGCTGAAGGCGGCCGGGATCGCGCTGGACGCCCCGCTGGGCGAGCACCAGTTCGTGGTGCGCGGCGGCGTCAGGCTGCCGGTGGGCGGCGGCACGGAGGCGCTCGGCGTCTGGAACAAGATCGAGGCGCCGTGGGACGCGGCGGCGGGCGGCTACGCGGAGGTCGTGCACGGCTCCAGCCACATGCAGGCGGTCGGCTGGGACGGCGGGCGCTGCCCGGTGGCGCGCACGCTGCTGACCTACGGCCAGTCGGCGAATCCGAACTCGCCGTACTACGCCGACCAGACGCGGCTGTTCTCCGAGGAGCGCTGGGTGAAGGCGCGGTTTTGCGAGTGGGACATCCTCACCTCGCCGAAGCTGAGGGTTCTCTGGCCGCGCGAGCGGCGCTGA